ATCCGCAAAATCTGCCATGAAATGGTGGCGCTTTTAGGCGGTAAAATGCCCCATGTCCAGGGAATCGTGGTGGGCGGTTCAACGGAAATCCCCACCCGGGAAGCCCTGAACGCTTATGCGGAACGATTCAAAAAAGTCAGACAGTTTATTCTGGAAAAATATGTGCCCATCGTGTACCTGCTGGCCGGCCCTTACGGGGATCTGCTTAAAACCGGTGTGGGTCACAAGAACCTGGTTTCCTGGGGCGTTTTCCCCCTGGATAACAAAGGCAACACCCTGCTGAAACCCGGGGTTTACACGGATGGCAAAGACTATGCCGTGGATCCGGCCATGATCAAGGAATATGTGAAATACTCCTGGTTCGAGGATTCCACCACCGGGCTCAATCCCACAGAAGGCAAGACGCTGCCCAATCCCAACAAACCCGGTGCTTACAGTTTCATCAAAGCCCCCCGGTACAACGGCAAACCCCATGAAGGGGGACCTTTGGCCAGAATGTGGGCCACGAACCCGGAGCTGTCCGCCACGGGTCAGAAAGAACTGGGCGTGACACGGCTCAGAGATATCGGGGATGCCTGTTTCTCCATTCTGGGCCGCCATGTGGCCAGAGCCGAAGAAACCGCGCTGGTTGCCGCGGCCATGGAAGAATGGCTGACCCAGGCCCAGCCCGGCAAGGAAACCTTTGTGCCGGCACCGATTCCGGATTCCGCACAAGGCCTGGGCATGACCGAAGCCCCCAGAGGGGCCCTGCTCCACTACATTGACATCAAAGATCAGAAAATCGCCAATTACCAGATCACTTCCGCCACCATCTGGAACGCCAACCCCAGGGATGACATGGGCCAGAGAGGCCCCATTGAAGAAGCCCTGATCGGTGTGCCCGTGCCGGATGTGAACAGTCCGGTGAACGTCGGGCGACTCATACGATCATTCGACCCCTGACTGGGTTGCGCCGTCCACGTGCTGGACGTAGAAACCGGTCGGACCGTTAAAGTAGACGTACCCTTATAAAGGAATCGGAATCGGGGTCAGGCCTGCGTTATTGTAGTTATTGAGGTCAATAACTACAATAACGCAGGCCTGACCCCATCATTTTCTGACCCCATCAACATTTATGAAAAAACTACTGGTATTAGGCGTTGGCAACACTTTGATGCAGGATGACGGCATCGGGGTGCATGCCGTGCATGAACTGCTCAAGGAAAAAGAAGACTGGCCACAGGTGGATTTCATCGATGGCGGCACCTTTACCCAGGACATCTTTTACCTGTTTGAAGAATATGAAAATATTCTGGTCCTGGATATTGTCCGGGCGAAACATCCGCCGGGCACCATTTTCAGCCTGGAGGAAAAAGATCTGCGCAAAGATGAGAAACAGATGCTGTCGTTGCATGACATCGATCTGCTGGATTCTTTAGGCATGGCCCAGATGCGGGGCCATCGTCCCTATCTGCGGGTGATCGGCATACAGCCGGATACCATCAACTGGGGCACTTCCCTCACCCCCCCCCTGGCCGATGCAATGCCGGATTTTCTGGCAGCCGCAAAAAAACATATCACAGACATTCTGGAAACCCGATAAATTCCGGATTCACCGGATGCGCTTTTCAGATTGCTGCCGGGAATCTATTTTCCCGGCAGGCGGTCTTATCAACAGATCCGGGGCAGCTGCTCTCCGGTGAGCATATCCACCAGGCGCTGGCCCCCGATGGCGGTTTCCAGAAACACCTTTCCCGGGCGCTGATCCGTCACTTCTCCGATAATGGCGGCATTTTTGCCGAAAGTATCGGCCTTGATCAGATCCAACACCTTTGACGCCTGTTTTTCCGGCACAATGGCCAGCAGTTTGCCTTCGTTGGCAATGTACAAGGGATCAAATCCCAGCAGCTCGCACACCCCGTTGACTGGCTTTTTTATGGGCAGATCTTTTTCAAACAATGTCATTCCCACCCCGGATTGGGAAGCGATTTCATTCAAGGTCGTGCCCACCCCTCCCCGGGTGGGATCTCTGAGCACATGCACCTCACACCCGGAAGACAGCATCGTTTTGACCATGTGATTCAAGGGCGCGGAATCGGTTTTAAGATCCCCGTCAAAGGTCAAGCCTTCCCTGGCTGTGAGAATGGCAATCCCGTGATCGGCCATGGTGCCGCTTAAAATGATTTTGTCCCCGGGAAGTGCCCGGCTGCCGGATACGTTCACGCCCTCCGGGATCATGCCGACCCCCGAGGTGTTAATGAAAATCTTGTCCGCCTTGCCCCGGGGCACCACCTTGGTATCTCCGGTGACGATCTTGACCCCGGCCCGGTCTGCCGCCGTTGCCATGGATGTGATGATTTCCTGGAAATCGTTTATGGGCAGGCCTTCTTCAATGATCAGTCCCACACTGATGTACAACGGAATTGCCCCGCACATGGCAATGTCGTTCACCGTGCCGTTCACGGCCAGATCCCCGATATTGCCGCCATTGAAAAAAATCGGGTCCACCACATAGGAATCCGTTGAAAACGCCATTTTGCCGGCCGGCACGGAATACACAGCCCCGTCATCTCCCATGGCCAGATACTCATTGCTGAACAGCGGAAGAATCATTTCGGAAAACAGCGCATGGGAGGCTTTGCCCCCGGCACCATGGTCCAGTAATATGGTATTGTTTTTCTCTGCATTCATTGTTGTTTGCTCCTCAGTAATAATGGGTGCCCCCCACTGACCCCCATTATCCATAGTTGTAATAAGCGGCACAGGCCCCTTCACTGGACACCATGCACGGCCCCACCGGTGTCATGGGGGTACAGACTTTTTTGTACAATGCACAGGCAACCGGAGTTTTCAACCCCATGAGAATCTCTCCGCAGGCACACCCTTTGGGCTCGGCCACGTCTGTGAGGTTCAGCTCAAACCGGGCCCCGGCATCAAACGCCTTGAAATCCGGTTTCAATTCCATGCCGCTGTTTTTTATCAGCCCAATGCCCCGCCACGCCGCGTCACCCACGGTAAACACCTGATGCATCACCTCCCTGGCCTTGGGATTTCCGGATTCTCTCACAGCTCTTGGATAGGCGTTTTCCAGGGCCGGCACACGGGATTCATTCTGGCGCACCAGCATCAGCACGGCGTGCAGGATGTCAATGGGCTCAAACCCCGTGATCACGGACGGGACCTTGTGGGTCTCGAACACGGACCGGTACGCATCCACACCCGTGATCACGGACACATGCCCCGGCAGAATAAATCCGTCAATGGATACCCCTGGGGTGGTCATCAACGCCGCCAGAGCCGGGGGGGTCAGTTTGTTGGCCCCATATATGGAAAAGTTGGTCACCTTTTCCTTTGCAGCCATGAGCACGGCCGCCGCAATGGTGGGAATGGTGGTTTCAAATCCCACGGCACAGAACACCACCTGTTTTTCCGGATTCTGCCGGGCAATGGTGACCGCATCAAACACGGAATACACCATGCGCACATCCGCGCCCGCCCCTTTTTGCCCGGCCAAAGTGGTGCCGGAACCCGGCACTCTCATCAGATCCCCGAACGTGGTGACAATCACATCCGGCTGCCGGGAAACTGCCACAAACGCATCGATATCTTTTTGTGCCGTGACACACACAGGGCATCCCGGCCCGGACAGCAACGTGATGGTCTCAGGCAGGATATTCCGGATCCCATGCCGGAAAATGGCCATGGTATGGGTGCCGCACACCTCCATGAGCCGCAGGGTAAGCCGGCTTTCTTTATGAATCGCTGCCACCAGATTTTTGGCCAGGGACGGATCCCTGAATTTTTCCAGATATGTCAATCCCATGAAACCGCCTCCTGTGCCGGTTGAACATTGTTTTTTATAAAATCCGGAAGATCTTTTGACAAGGCCCCGGCAACCGCGGCCTGGCCCAGGGCAATCCCGCCGTCTCCAGGCGGCACCCGGGAATGGGTGTAAACAGACAACCCGCCTTGTTTTAAAGACCCCATCATTGCATTGAAAATCAGATCATTGTTAAACACCCCGCCGGACAGCACCACCTTATCCACCCGGTGGGCTGCGGTAATTCTGTGCGCCGCCTGAAAAAACCCATGCACCAGGGTCTGGTGAAACCGTTGACTGATCTGCTGCACCGGGACCCGGGCACAGATATCAGCCACTATTTCCCGGATACCGGGGATCACATCGATGATCCATTCAACCCCATCTGCCGCCGGGTCCGGTGACCGCAATTCACAGGCATAAGAAGCCGGGTCCGGTGCAAAATCTTTTGTTGTCCCCACAGCCTCCAGCTCCATGGCAGCCTGGCTGTCATAGGAGATCTTATGCCGGATCCCCAGCAAGGAAGACACGGCATCGCACAATCGGCCACAACTGGAGGTTTGGGGCGTGTTCACTTTTTTTTCCATCATCTGGCAGACAAAATCCAGGTGGCAGGGATCCATATCATGGATAAACGGAAGATCCAGATCCAGAAAATTCCGGCCGAACGCCGTATACAACAACGCAGCTGCCATGCGCCAGGGGGCCAGCACGGCCTGATCCCCCCCCGGCATGGGAAGGTATCTTAAATGGGCTTTGCGCACAAAACTCTTGCGGGTGGCCACAAGAATTTCTCCGCCCCAGATATGGCCGTCCGTGCCGTATCCCGTGCCGTCCAGCACAATGGCGACCACAGGTTCATCCAGATCGTTTTCCACCATGCAGGACACGGCATGGGCATGATGGTGCTGTACGGCCACCCGGGGAATCTGTTCAGCAAAATGGTCTTTGGCAAACCGGGTGCTCATATATCCCGGATGCAGATCATGGGCCACAATTTCCGGGGTGATATCCAGAATGGTCTTGAAATGATCCAGGGTCTGAACATAGAAATCACACGTTTTCCGGTTTTCCAGATCCCCGATGTGCTGGCTTAAAAACGCCTGATTCTTCCGGGTCAGGCATAAGGTGTTTTTCATGCCGGCCCCGCACCCGAGCACAAAAGGCAGATCTTCTGACAAGGGGATCGGCAGCGGGGCATACCCTCTGGACCGCCGGATAAACCGGGTCTGTCCGGCCTGAACCCGGACAATGGAGTCATCGGCCCGAAAATAGATATCTCTGTTGTGCAGCAGAAAATAATCCGCAATATGGGAAAACGCATCCAACGCATCCTGATTGTCGATGGACAAGGGCTCACCCGGCCGGTTGCCCGAGGTCATCACCAGCACCTTGGGCCCGGCATCCAAAAGCAGGTAATGCAGCGGGGTATAGGGCAGCATCACGCCCAGACAGGGATTCAATGGCGCGATCTTACGCGACAGCTCCATCTGTGCATCAGACCCTTTTTTTCTCAACAAAACAATGGGCCGGTTAAAACCGGTCAGCAGCTGAAGTTCTTCTTTTGACACATCCGCAAACGCCGACACCGCGGATCCGGACCGGGCCATCAGGGCAAAGGGTTTGTGGGGCCGGTGCTTGCGCCGGCGCAGACGAAGAACAGCGGCATCATCACCCGCATCCACGGCCAGGTGAAACCCGCCCAGCCCCTTGACCGCCAGAATTTTGCCCCGGGCCAGCAGGCGCCCGGCCTGGTGGATGGCCGTATCCGGCCCGGCAATGGTTTGGCCCTTGCTGTCGGTTAAAAACACCTGGGGACCGCACACGGGGCAGGCATTGGGCTGGGCATGAAACCGCCGGTCCGCGGGATTGTCATATTCCGCCTGACAGTCCGGACACATGGCAAACTGTTTCATGGCGGTCTGGGGCCGGTCATAGGGGATGTCTTCGATGATGGTGAACCGCGGGCCGCAATTGGTGCAGTTGATGAACGGATACCTGAAGCGCCGGTCCTCAGGATTTTCCATCTCTTTGAGGCAATCGTTGCACACACACACATCCGGTGAAATCAGGGTTGCCCGGGAAGACCCCGTCCGGCTGGCAATGATTTTAAAGCCGCTGGCGCCTGTGACGGGCACGGACGTGGTTTGAACCCCATCCACCCGGGCCAGCATGGGCGGATGGGCCGTGATCGCTTCCACAAACCGGGTCAGGCTGGCAGGTGAGCCCTCCACCCGGGCCCGGACCCCGAAGGCCGTATTGGAAACCTCTCCTGAAATCTTGTGCCGGGCCGCCAGGGCAAACAGAAACGGCCGGAATCCAACCCCCTGGACCACTCCGCTGATATCAAGCTGACTGGCAATGCAGTCGGAATCAGGCATCTGTGTGCGAAGAAAGGTGGCGGGCATCGTCCGCCGCCAGAATCTGACGCATATCTTCCAGGGTCTGGCGGGCCGCGAATTCATCCAGCTTGCTGATGGCAAACCCGGCATGAACAATCACATAATCCCCGATTTGCGCGTCATCGATGAGTGCCAGGCTGGTTTCCCGGATCACGCCGTCCACAGATACTTTGGCCAGGGTGCCCTGGATTTCGATAATTTTTGAAGGTATGGCTAAACACATGGGATGGGTATTTCCTTTTTAAGATCCATTTCATTTTTTGACCCGATCAATATAGCGCCAAGCCGCTGGGTTGGGCAACACTTAATTTCATGTTTGTTCCTGGTGAATTCATTCAAACCGTCAAGCCATATATCTTGGGCACTTATGACCGTCAAATTATTTTACCACGAAGAGCACGAAGATCACGAAGAAGGGCTTCTTCGTGATCTTCGTGGTTTAAAAAAAATCAAATCAATGTAAGTCCATGGTTTATGGTTGCACCCCCCCGGGCATTGATCTATAATCCGATCCAATCATTTAACAGGAGGTAGGGTATTTCTGCTTTAAACACACCGGTTCTCACGGCAGTGGCAGCCGCGGAAAACGGAGACATCTTTGATCTGGAAGGATATGGGGCCGTGGGTTTTTCCGGGGACATGCCTGTGCTGCTGACCCGGTCAGAGACGATTGTTATGCCCCATGGCAGCGAACTGATGATGCTGCCGGACCGGGCGTTGATTGCCTACAACCTGGACCGGGACCGGTTTGAAACCTTGACCCGGAACCCGTATGCGCCGGATGAAAAAATATTTCCTGTGGCCGTGTTCAACTCCCCCGGATATGTGAACCGGCATTTCTGTGCGTATTTTGCGATGGTCGATACCGGGCCTTTACCCCTTTTTTCATACGGGGCCGTGGGATTCGGACGTAGCCGTTTCCGTTCCGCCGCCATTCAGGTGGATACCGAACCCCGGCAGGACCTTCGGCAGATGCCCCGAAACAAAGTGGTCCAGGGGGTCGGACACATGCAGAAAAAATATCCGAACAACCGGTTGATGCGGCATCTGGAAACCTGTGCATTGCAGTATGGATGCCCGGCCGGGAAAAACTTTTTTCTCCAGCGCTATGAAGCGCCCCTGCCCACCTCCCGGGTGTGCAATGCCAACTGCTTAGGATGCATCTCTTTACAGCCCGGCCCCGGCCTGCATGCGTGCCAGGACCGCATCGCGTTCACACCCACAGCCCAAGAGATCGCCCAGGTCGCTTTGGAACATATCCGGCAGGTCCCCAAAGCCGTGGTAAGCTTCGGCCAGGGATGTGAAGGCGAACCTTTGACCGCACACAAAGCCATTGTGCCGGCCGTGCAAATGATCCGGGAACAAACCGGCCAGGGCACCATCAACCTGAACACCAACGCCAGCCTGCCCGAACACGTAAAAACCCTGTGCGAAACCGGGCTGGACAGCATGCGGGTATCCATGAATTCCGTGCGGCAAAAAACCTATACCGCGTATTTCAGACCCAAATCCTATGCATGGGAAGATATGCTCAAAAGCATTGACACGGCCAGGGCCCACAACAAATTTGTGGCCGTCAACTACCTGAACTGCCCGGGGTTCACAGATTCTGAAAAAGAGGCGGCAGCCCTGTTT
The nucleotide sequence above comes from Desulfotignum phosphitoxidans DSM 13687. Encoded proteins:
- the hysA gene encoding NiFeSe hydrogenase large subunit HysA, which codes for MAGCQPQAEPAQTGKKIKIGIDPVTRIEGHLKAEVEVAGGKVVDAHITGGMYRGFEQILYGRDPRDATQITQRICGVCPTAHATASALALDDAFGVELTDNGRIARNLILGANFLQSHILHFYHLAALDYCNGPDTAPFIPRYANNDMRLPKELNDVAVGQYLEALEIRKICHEMVALLGGKMPHVQGIVVGGSTEIPTREALNAYAERFKKVRQFILEKYVPIVYLLAGPYGDLLKTGVGHKNLVSWGVFPLDNKGNTLLKPGVYTDGKDYAVDPAMIKEYVKYSWFEDSTTGLNPTEGKTLPNPNKPGAYSFIKAPRYNGKPHEGGPLARMWATNPELSATGQKELGVTRLRDIGDACFSILGRHVARAEETALVAAAMEEWLTQAQPGKETFVPAPIPDSAQGLGMTEAPRGALLHYIDIKDQKIANYQITSATIWNANPRDDMGQRGPIEEALIGVPVPDVNSPVNVGRLIRSFDPULGCAVHVLDVETGRTVKVDVPL
- the hysD gene encoding NiFeSe hydrogenase maturation protease, which gives rise to MKKLLVLGVGNTLMQDDGIGVHAVHELLKEKEDWPQVDFIDGGTFTQDIFYLFEEYENILVLDIVRAKHPPGTIFSLEEKDLRKDEKQMLSLHDIDLLDSLGMAQMRGHRPYLRVIGIQPDTINWGTSLTPPLADAMPDFLAAAKKHITDILETR
- the hypE gene encoding hydrogenase expression/formation protein HypE translates to MNAEKNNTILLDHGAGGKASHALFSEMILPLFSNEYLAMGDDGAVYSVPAGKMAFSTDSYVVDPIFFNGGNIGDLAVNGTVNDIAMCGAIPLYISVGLIIEEGLPINDFQEIITSMATAADRAGVKIVTGDTKVVPRGKADKIFINTSGVGMIPEGVNVSGSRALPGDKIILSGTMADHGIAILTAREGLTFDGDLKTDSAPLNHMVKTMLSSGCEVHVLRDPTRGGVGTTLNEIASQSGVGMTLFEKDLPIKKPVNGVCELLGFDPLYIANEGKLLAIVPEKQASKVLDLIKADTFGKNAAIIGEVTDQRPGKVFLETAIGGQRLVDMLTGEQLPRIC
- the hypD gene encoding hydrogenase formation protein HypD, translating into MGLTYLEKFRDPSLAKNLVAAIHKESRLTLRLMEVCGTHTMAIFRHGIRNILPETITLLSGPGCPVCVTAQKDIDAFVAVSRQPDVIVTTFGDLMRVPGSGTTLAGQKGAGADVRMVYSVFDAVTIARQNPEKQVVFCAVGFETTIPTIAAAVLMAAKEKVTNFSIYGANKLTPPALAALMTTPGVSIDGFILPGHVSVITGVDAYRSVFETHKVPSVITGFEPIDILHAVLMLVRQNESRVPALENAYPRAVRESGNPKAREVMHQVFTVGDAAWRGIGLIKNSGMELKPDFKAFDAGARFELNLTDVAEPKGCACGEILMGLKTPVACALYKKVCTPMTPVGPCMVSSEGACAAYYNYG
- the hypF gene encoding carbamoyltransferase HypF, whose amino-acid sequence is MPATFLRTQMPDSDCIASQLDISGVVQGVGFRPFLFALAARHKISGEVSNTAFGVRARVEGSPASLTRFVEAITAHPPMLARVDGVQTTSVPVTGASGFKIIASRTGSSRATLISPDVCVCNDCLKEMENPEDRRFRYPFINCTNCGPRFTIIEDIPYDRPQTAMKQFAMCPDCQAEYDNPADRRFHAQPNACPVCGPQVFLTDSKGQTIAGPDTAIHQAGRLLARGKILAVKGLGGFHLAVDAGDDAAVLRLRRRKHRPHKPFALMARSGSAVSAFADVSKEELQLLTGFNRPIVLLRKKGSDAQMELSRKIAPLNPCLGVMLPYTPLHYLLLDAGPKVLVMTSGNRPGEPLSIDNQDALDAFSHIADYFLLHNRDIYFRADDSIVRVQAGQTRFIRRSRGYAPLPIPLSEDLPFVLGCGAGMKNTLCLTRKNQAFLSQHIGDLENRKTCDFYVQTLDHFKTILDITPEIVAHDLHPGYMSTRFAKDHFAEQIPRVAVQHHHAHAVSCMVENDLDEPVVAIVLDGTGYGTDGHIWGGEILVATRKSFVRKAHLRYLPMPGGDQAVLAPWRMAAALLYTAFGRNFLDLDLPFIHDMDPCHLDFVCQMMEKKVNTPQTSSCGRLCDAVSSLLGIRHKISYDSQAAMELEAVGTTKDFAPDPASYACELRSPDPAADGVEWIIDVIPGIREIVADICARVPVQQISQRFHQTLVHGFFQAAHRITAAHRVDKVVLSGGVFNNDLIFNAMMGSLKQGGLSVYTHSRVPPGDGGIALGQAAVAGALSKDLPDFIKNNVQPAQEAVSWD
- a CDS encoding HypC/HybG/HupF family hydrogenase formation chaperone, encoding MCLAIPSKIIEIQGTLAKVSVDGVIRETSLALIDDAQIGDYVIVHAGFAISKLDEFAARQTLEDMRQILAADDARHLSSHTDA
- a CDS encoding radical SAM protein, which translates into the protein MAAAENGDIFDLEGYGAVGFSGDMPVLLTRSETIVMPHGSELMMLPDRALIAYNLDRDRFETLTRNPYAPDEKIFPVAVFNSPGYVNRHFCAYFAMVDTGPLPLFSYGAVGFGRSRFRSAAIQVDTEPRQDLRQMPRNKVVQGVGHMQKKYPNNRLMRHLETCALQYGCPAGKNFFLQRYEAPLPTSRVCNANCLGCISLQPGPGLHACQDRIAFTPTAQEIAQVALEHIRQVPKAVVSFGQGCEGEPLTAHKAIVPAVQMIREQTGQGTINLNTNASLPEHVKTLCETGLDSMRVSMNSVRQKTYTAYFRPKSYAWEDMLKSIDTARAHNKFVAVNYLNCPGFTDSEKEAAALFEFIRNHDINMIQWRNLNYDPRLYVDTMEAVSPGGKPLGMAALIESLKQTFPRLIHGYFNPPKERF